The Pontibacter pudoricolor genome contains a region encoding:
- the dinB gene encoding DNA polymerase IV — translation MDAFFASVEQRDNPELRGKPVAVGGSRARGVVAAASYEARKYGVHSALASKIAAQRCPHLIFVKARFDVYSAVSRQIREIFFAYTDLVEPLSLDEAYLDVTENKIGMPSATIIANQIRQRIFEETGLTASAGVSYNKFLAKIASDMNKPNGFTLITPDKAEDLVASLDIGKFHGIGKVTAAKMQSMGIITGADLRERSEAELIRNFGKVGSYYYRIARAQDNRDVQPHRIRKSIGSERTFETDLSEEEAMLKQLHHLAKEVAQDMERLKATAKTITLKIKYFDFTLNTRSKTFLSEFDSQDAIYTVVRDLLRTPQLPQFPVRLLGISASSLLYQHDRLQEGYQFTLEF, via the coding sequence ATGGACGCCTTTTTTGCGTCGGTGGAGCAGCGTGATAACCCGGAACTGCGTGGCAAACCGGTAGCGGTTGGTGGCTCACGGGCCAGAGGCGTGGTGGCTGCAGCCAGCTACGAAGCCCGTAAATATGGGGTACACTCTGCATTGGCTTCTAAAATAGCAGCCCAGCGTTGCCCACACCTCATTTTTGTAAAAGCCCGGTTTGATGTTTACAGCGCCGTTTCCCGCCAGATCAGGGAAATATTCTTTGCCTACACCGACCTGGTAGAGCCGCTTTCGCTGGACGAAGCGTATCTGGATGTGACCGAGAATAAGATCGGAATGCCCTCAGCTACCATCATCGCCAACCAGATCAGGCAGCGCATTTTTGAGGAGACGGGCCTTACGGCATCGGCAGGTGTATCCTATAATAAATTCCTGGCTAAGATCGCGTCGGACATGAACAAGCCAAACGGTTTCACGCTTATTACACCCGACAAAGCCGAAGACCTTGTGGCCAGTCTGGATATAGGCAAATTTCATGGCATTGGGAAGGTAACAGCGGCTAAAATGCAAAGTATGGGCATTATTACCGGTGCCGACCTGCGTGAGCGCTCCGAAGCAGAACTGATCCGGAATTTTGGTAAGGTGGGCAGTTACTATTACCGCATTGCCCGCGCCCAGGACAACCGCGACGTGCAACCCCACCGTATCCGTAAATCCATTGGCTCAGAGCGTACTTTTGAAACTGATCTGTCTGAAGAAGAAGCCATGCTGAAGCAACTGCACCACCTGGCAAAAGAAGTAGCCCAGGACATGGAACGCCTGAAAGCAACCGCTAAAACGATAACGCTTAAGATCAAATATTTTGATTTTACTTTAAATACCAGAAGTAAGACCTTTCTGAGCGAGTTCGACTCCCAAGACGCGATTTATACCGTAGTCCGCGACTTATTACGCACACCACAACTACCACAGTTCCCGGTTCGCTTGCTGGGCATTTCGGCCAGTTCGCTCCTTTACCAGCACGACCGCCTGCAGGAAGGCTACCAGTTTACGCTGGAATTCTAA
- a CDS encoding PA0069 family radical SAM protein, which produces MKPEDFLKGRGAQYNPANKYLKQAYVTEHIEGLDEPMLSDSKTEFLPTHPKTIVNKIDSPDLGMGYSLNPYQGCEHGCVYCYARNSHQYWGYGAGLDFERKIIVKENAPELLIKQLESKNWQVMPIMLAGNTDCYQPIEARKKITRRILEILLQYRHPVSIITKNALILRDLDILTELNKLDLVHVNISITTLDEKLRQKLEPRTATGAKRLDVVRQLSAAGLPVNVMVAPVIPGLNDSEIPQIIKQAAEAGAKNAAYTIVRLNGEIGPIFEDWITQAFPDRARKVLNQIADCHGGQLNDSRFGTRMSGEGKFAETIAKLFRMSKQKYMAGRTIKPYNYNHFCNSKGKQLGLF; this is translated from the coding sequence ATGAAACCGGAAGATTTTCTGAAAGGACGTGGAGCGCAGTATAACCCTGCCAACAAATACCTGAAACAGGCCTATGTAACCGAACATATTGAAGGACTGGATGAGCCGATGCTTTCAGATTCCAAAACCGAGTTTTTGCCGACCCACCCTAAAACTATAGTGAATAAAATAGATAGCCCGGACCTGGGAATGGGCTATTCGCTGAATCCTTACCAGGGTTGTGAGCATGGTTGTGTGTATTGCTATGCGCGTAACTCGCATCAGTACTGGGGTTATGGCGCCGGGCTGGACTTTGAACGCAAGATTATAGTTAAAGAAAATGCGCCGGAGTTGCTGATAAAACAGTTGGAGAGTAAAAACTGGCAGGTGATGCCCATTATGCTGGCCGGAAACACCGATTGCTACCAGCCCATCGAAGCCAGAAAGAAAATTACACGCCGGATCTTGGAGATCCTTTTGCAGTATCGCCACCCGGTAAGTATTATCACCAAAAATGCCCTTATCCTCCGCGACCTTGACATCCTGACCGAACTTAACAAGCTTGACCTTGTACACGTGAATATCAGCATTACGACTTTGGATGAAAAACTGCGCCAGAAACTGGAACCCAGAACTGCCACCGGAGCTAAACGATTGGATGTGGTGAGGCAATTGAGCGCAGCAGGTTTACCCGTAAATGTGATGGTGGCTCCCGTTATTCCGGGCCTGAATGATTCCGAGATACCGCAGATCATAAAACAGGCTGCCGAGGCCGGCGCTAAAAATGCTGCTTATACTATAGTTCGGTTAAACGGCGAAATTGGTCCTATTTTCGAAGACTGGATAACGCAGGCTTTCCCAGATCGCGCCCGGAAAGTACTGAACCAGATTGCAGACTGCCACGGAGGACAGCTAAACGACAGCAGATTTGGCACCCGTATGAGCGGCGAAGGCAAATTTGCAGAAACTATAGCCAAGCTCTTCAGGATGAGTAAGCAGAAATACATGGCCGGCCGAACTATAAAACCTTACAACTATAATCACTTCTGTAATAGCAAAGGAAAGCAGTTGGGGCTATTTTAG
- a CDS encoding dienelactone hydrolase family protein — MKLQIPVLITYGTKDHGVTFNDYLRLETIRKGKKNFTFRPYIGVEHNYFGFNKEGKIDYDKFGWDQVALDWQDWLEKTTYNSTASSVQ; from the coding sequence ATGAAGCTTCAGATACCGGTGCTCATTACTTATGGCACAAAAGACCATGGCGTGACCTTTAATGATTACCTCAGGCTGGAAACCATTAGAAAAGGGAAAAAGAACTTTACATTCAGGCCTTACATTGGAGTAGAGCACAACTACTTTGGTTTTAACAAAGAAGGAAAAATAGACTATGATAAGTTCGGATGGGATCAGGTGGCACTGGACTGGCAGGATTGGCTTGAGAAAACAACCTATAACTCAACAGCATCCAGCGTACAATAA
- a CDS encoding zinc-dependent metalloprotease: MSKHLRFAPFVALLLAGATIAPPAFAQKSKKKKKEKQEVAAATPAQAPKKDDGLPKPYSQVITDKAVTDEGLFKVHRQDDKYYYEIPDTLLGRDMLMVSRIAKTATNIGYGGEELNTQMLRWEKKGNRILLRVISYENVAADTLEIYHSVQNSNLAPVIQAFDIKAFNTGASVVEVTDFFSKDVPALGLDQRNRDTYKVRRLDDKRSFVESIKSFPTNIEARSLMTYEATNAPSNSSAGTISLELNHSMVLLPKKPMASRKFDQRVGFFTISQTDYGTDEQRAAARRYIVRWRLEPKDKEAYARGELVEPVKPIVYYIDPATPVKWRKYLKLGVEDWQKAFEAAGFKNAIIAKDPPSFEEDPEFSTEDARYSVIRYFSSDVQNAYGPNVHDPRSGEILESHIGWYHNVMNLLRNWYFIQTAAINPEARKVQFSDEVMGELIRFVSSHEVGHTLGLPHNMGSSAAYPVEKLRDAEFTKKYGTAPSIMDYARFNYIAQPEDKGVALMPGIGIYDKYSVKWGYTYFPETNGRDNTEKLNAWIRQHENDPMYRFGRQQGNPIDPSSQTEDLGDDAMLASTYGIANLKRIMPNLITWTAQENKDYADLQEMYGQVLGQWNRYMGHVTANVGGVYENYKTYGQKGNVYEPVAKEKQKRAMQFLNQQGLSTPTWMLDETIIRKFESAGTVDRIRNAQVSIVNNLLEPGRMARLLEAQAALGSKAYTLPEMMADLRKGLWSEVLTGKSIDIYRRNLQRGYLERMEFLMKDQEQTAAARFGRGGTPVNVAQSDIRPMVRGELSTLRGQIKASLAKTSDTMTKYHLQDALVRIDNILNPKS; this comes from the coding sequence ATGAGTAAACATTTACGTTTTGCTCCTTTTGTAGCATTATTGTTAGCTGGTGCAACTATAGCACCGCCGGCTTTTGCACAGAAGAGCAAGAAGAAGAAAAAAGAAAAACAGGAAGTTGCAGCAGCTACGCCTGCCCAGGCTCCTAAAAAAGACGACGGTTTACCAAAGCCTTACAGCCAGGTAATTACTGACAAGGCCGTAACCGACGAAGGTCTATTTAAAGTGCATCGTCAGGATGATAAGTATTACTACGAGATTCCGGATACGCTTTTGGGCCGCGACATGCTGATGGTGAGCCGTATTGCCAAAACAGCCACAAACATTGGCTATGGTGGCGAAGAGCTGAACACACAAATGCTGCGCTGGGAAAAGAAAGGCAACCGCATTTTACTGCGCGTAATTTCTTACGAGAACGTAGCCGCTGACACACTCGAGATCTACCATTCGGTACAAAATTCTAACCTGGCCCCTGTTATCCAGGCTTTCGATATTAAGGCATTTAATACCGGAGCGTCTGTAGTGGAGGTCACTGATTTCTTCTCGAAAGACGTGCCTGCTTTAGGACTGGATCAGCGTAACCGCGATACCTATAAAGTTAGACGCCTGGACGATAAACGTTCGTTTGTTGAAAGTATTAAAAGCTTCCCGACTAACATCGAAGCCCGCTCTTTGATGACGTATGAGGCAACGAACGCCCCATCGAATTCAAGCGCCGGAACAATTTCGTTAGAACTGAACCACTCGATGGTATTGCTGCCTAAAAAGCCAATGGCATCCCGTAAGTTCGATCAGCGTGTGGGTTTCTTTACTATTTCGCAGACAGATTATGGTACTGATGAGCAGCGTGCAGCAGCCCGTCGTTACATTGTGCGCTGGAGACTGGAACCAAAAGACAAGGAAGCATACGCCCGTGGCGAACTGGTTGAGCCTGTAAAGCCTATCGTTTATTATATCGACCCAGCTACGCCTGTAAAATGGAGAAAATACCTGAAACTTGGTGTAGAGGACTGGCAGAAAGCGTTTGAAGCTGCCGGTTTCAAAAATGCGATCATCGCCAAGGACCCTCCTTCGTTTGAAGAAGATCCGGAGTTCAGCACTGAAGATGCCCGTTACTCTGTAATCCGTTACTTCTCTTCTGATGTGCAGAATGCGTATGGCCCTAACGTACACGACCCACGATCCGGTGAGATCCTGGAAAGCCACATCGGCTGGTACCACAACGTCATGAACCTGTTGCGCAACTGGTACTTCATCCAGACTGCTGCCATAAACCCGGAAGCCCGTAAAGTACAGTTCAGCGACGAAGTAATGGGCGAACTGATCCGTTTCGTATCGTCTCACGAAGTTGGTCACACGCTTGGTCTGCCGCACAACATGGGCTCAAGTGCTGCGTACCCGGTTGAGAAACTGCGTGATGCTGAGTTCACTAAAAAGTACGGCACTGCTCCTTCTATCATGGACTATGCCCGCTTTAACTATATCGCGCAGCCTGAAGATAAAGGCGTTGCCCTGATGCCAGGTATCGGTATCTATGACAAGTATTCTGTGAAGTGGGGTTACACTTATTTCCCGGAGACAAACGGCCGCGATAACACCGAAAAACTGAATGCCTGGATCAGACAGCACGAGAATGACCCGATGTACCGCTTCGGTCGCCAGCAGGGCAACCCGATCGATCCGTCTTCGCAGACAGAAGATTTAGGCGATGATGCTATGCTTGCCAGTACCTATGGTATTGCCAACCTGAAGCGCATTATGCCAAACCTGATCACCTGGACGGCACAGGAGAACAAAGACTATGCTGACCTGCAGGAAATGTATGGCCAGGTGCTGGGTCAGTGGAACCGCTACATGGGCCACGTAACGGCTAACGTAGGTGGTGTGTATGAGAACTATAAAACCTATGGTCAGAAAGGAAACGTGTATGAGCCGGTTGCTAAAGAAAAGCAGAAGCGCGCCATGCAGTTCCTGAATCAGCAGGGTCTTTCTACGCCTACCTGGATGCTGGACGAAACGATCATCCGTAAATTTGAATCGGCTGGTACCGTAGACCGTATTCGTAATGCACAGGTAAGTATTGTAAACAACCTGTTAGAGCCAGGTCGTATGGCACGCTTACTGGAAGCACAGGCTGCTTTAGGTAGCAAAGCCTACACGTTACCTGAAATGATGGCCGATCTGCGTAAAGGTTTATGGTCTGAAGTTTTGACTGGCAAGTCTATCGACATCTACCGTCGTAACCTGCAGCGTGGCTATTTAGAGCGCATGGAGTTTTTGATGAAAGACCAGGAACAAACTGCAGCTGCACGTTTTGGCAGAGGCGGCACTCCTGTAAACGTAGCACAGTCTGATATTCGTCCGATGGTACGTGGTGAACTAAGCACATTGCGTGGCCAGATCAAGGCGTCGCTTGCCAAAACCAGCGATACCATGACGAAATACCACCTGCAGGATGCCTTGGTTCGCATCGATAATATCCTGAATCCGAAAAGTTAA
- a CDS encoding DUF6438 domain-containing protein, giving the protein MAIHSFPFNITKQLVTLTIVTAVLCLLSCKSAGHSNSTAAQSDSPLLMFQKTPCFGSCPSYEALIYSNGSVRFVPWEHVPVTDTLTFQLSEKELQALQTDIAGLNYKNLQNYYKTEWSDMPATHLYFYEDGKEVKHIKHEEGGPEKLVMFTQKVHQLIWKHVATPDK; this is encoded by the coding sequence ATGGCCATACACAGCTTTCCATTTAACATAACAAAGCAACTTGTAACACTAACTATAGTTACTGCTGTTTTGTGTTTACTGAGCTGTAAAAGCGCTGGCCATTCCAATTCTACGGCTGCACAGTCTGATTCGCCATTACTCATGTTTCAGAAGACTCCCTGCTTTGGCTCCTGCCCTTCTTACGAAGCGCTGATATACAGTAATGGTAGCGTGCGCTTTGTTCCCTGGGAGCATGTTCCTGTTACCGATACGCTTACCTTTCAGCTGTCAGAAAAAGAGCTGCAGGCACTGCAAACAGACATTGCCGGGCTGAACTATAAAAACCTGCAGAACTACTATAAAACCGAATGGTCTGATATGCCTGCCACGCATCTGTACTTTTATGAAGACGGCAAAGAAGTAAAGCACATTAAACACGAAGAGGGCGGCCCTGAAAAGCTGGTTATGTTCACCCAGAAAGTTCACCAACTCATCTGGAAACATGTGGCCACGCCGGATAAGTAA
- a CDS encoding zinc ribbon domain-containing protein YjdM has translation MSEEMKQCPKCSSPYGYASGDDTYVCPECGNEWNPGEEEEETGLKVIDANGNVLQDGDSVVVIKDLPVKGAPKPVKAGTKVKNIRLTEGDHNIDCKIDGFGSMGLKSEFVRKA, from the coding sequence ATGTCAGAAGAAATGAAACAATGCCCGAAATGCAGCTCGCCTTATGGTTACGCTTCGGGCGACGACACCTACGTATGCCCGGAGTGTGGTAACGAGTGGAACCCGGGTGAAGAGGAGGAAGAAACAGGATTAAAAGTAATAGATGCGAACGGAAATGTGCTTCAGGATGGTGACTCTGTTGTTGTTATAAAAGATCTGCCTGTAAAAGGTGCTCCAAAGCCAGTAAAGGCCGGTACAAAAGTAAAGAACATACGCCTCACCGAGGGCGATCATAACATCGATTGCAAGATTGATGGCTTTGGCTCCATGGGGCTTAAATCAGAATTCGTAAGAAAGGCTTAA
- a CDS encoding alpha/beta hydrolase family protein yields MKKLYLLLFLLICIVLQAAAQAKKPEDFGYRHLQISYKKDPVDILVMSKEGEEKEAKPIFLFDQGSQARPLILLDDKGKPYRLFPFQTDSLLIDYHLVIISKPYVPLIANYSDLKHGAYTDPKTGIPPAGFYPRDNVDYYVNRNKEVIKHLKKQPWVKKNKLIVAGHSAGSTVAAKLALESKAVTHLIYSGGNPFGRMASMISQARAYDDSAGTGSENAFRYWQTIVDDPHKCNVTRRGCIQNHL; encoded by the coding sequence GTGAAAAAGCTTTACTTACTGCTATTCTTACTTATTTGCATTGTCTTACAGGCGGCGGCACAGGCAAAAAAACCGGAAGACTTTGGCTATCGTCACCTGCAGATAAGTTATAAAAAGGATCCGGTGGATATTCTGGTTATGTCAAAAGAAGGTGAGGAAAAGGAAGCGAAACCCATTTTTCTTTTTGATCAGGGCTCCCAGGCACGTCCTCTAATATTACTTGACGACAAAGGAAAGCCCTACAGGCTTTTCCCCTTCCAAACGGACAGCCTGCTGATTGATTATCATCTGGTTATCATAAGTAAACCATATGTGCCGTTAATTGCCAACTATAGCGATCTGAAACACGGCGCTTACACTGATCCCAAAACAGGTATTCCACCTGCCGGGTTCTACCCCAGAGACAACGTAGATTACTATGTAAACCGTAACAAAGAGGTGATTAAGCATCTTAAAAAGCAGCCATGGGTGAAAAAAAATAAACTGATTGTGGCCGGTCATTCCGCTGGCTCCACGGTGGCGGCCAAACTAGCGCTTGAGAGCAAAGCGGTAACGCATTTGATCTACTCGGGTGGCAACCCTTTCGGGCGAATGGCATCTATGATTTCTCAGGCCAGAGCATATGACGACTCTGCTGGCACCGGTTCTGAAAATGCCTTCAGGTACTGGCAAACCATTGTTGACGACCCCCACAAATGTAACGTCACAAGGAGGGGATGCATACAAAACCACCTATGA
- a CDS encoding CTP synthase, producing the protein MATKYIFVTGGVTSSLGKGIISASLAKLLQARGFSVTIQKFDPYINIDPGTLNPYEHGECYVTEDGAETDLDLGHYERFLNVPTSQANNVTTGRIYYNVIMQEREGAYLGKTVQVIPHITDEIKRRMLLLGETGEYDIVITEIGGCVGDIESLPFVEAVRQLRWELGVNETCVIHLTLVPYLKAAGELKTKPTQHSVRDLSEAGVQPDILVCRSEYPIPMDLRKKIALFCNVKQNSVIESLDAETIYDVPLLMRKEKLDERVISKLKLPHKADPELETWKEFLGRLKNPTAEVKIGLVGKYVELPDAYKSIVEAFIHSGAANECKVNLKWFQSENITNENVAATLQGLDGILVAPGFGERGFKGKMEAIRFARESKIPFFGICLGMQCAAVEFARNVLGLQGANSTEMDNDTPHPIIDLMESQKEITQKGGTMRLGAYACELKKGSKAYAIYGKSKISERHRHRYEFNNQYLQAFEEAGMMATGINPETGLVEVIELQNHPWFVAAQYHPELKSTVLNPHPLFTKFVKAAMNYTQSK; encoded by the coding sequence ATGGCTACTAAATATATCTTCGTTACCGGTGGTGTAACATCCTCGCTCGGTAAAGGCATCATTTCCGCTTCTCTCGCTAAGTTGCTGCAGGCAAGAGGGTTCTCTGTAACTATTCAGAAATTCGACCCCTACATTAACATAGATCCGGGTACCCTGAACCCTTATGAACACGGCGAATGCTATGTAACCGAAGATGGCGCCGAAACAGACCTGGACCTTGGCCATTACGAGCGTTTCCTGAACGTGCCTACCTCCCAGGCAAACAACGTTACAACAGGCCGTATTTACTATAACGTGATTATGCAGGAGCGCGAGGGCGCTTACCTGGGCAAAACGGTGCAGGTTATTCCGCATATTACCGATGAGATTAAGCGCCGCATGTTACTGCTTGGCGAAACCGGTGAGTACGACATAGTTATAACCGAGATCGGTGGCTGTGTTGGGGATATTGAATCGTTGCCTTTTGTGGAAGCTGTTCGCCAGTTGCGCTGGGAACTTGGCGTAAACGAGACCTGCGTTATCCACCTTACCCTGGTACCATACCTGAAAGCTGCCGGAGAACTTAAAACAAAACCTACACAACACTCCGTACGCGACCTTTCTGAGGCGGGTGTGCAGCCTGACATCCTGGTTTGTCGATCAGAATACCCGATCCCGATGGACCTGCGCAAAAAAATAGCATTGTTCTGTAACGTGAAGCAAAACTCTGTTATCGAGTCGCTGGATGCGGAAACGATTTACGATGTGCCGTTGCTGATGCGTAAAGAGAAGCTGGATGAGCGCGTGATCAGCAAGCTTAAATTACCACATAAAGCAGATCCGGAACTGGAAACCTGGAAAGAATTCCTGGGAAGGCTTAAAAATCCCACTGCTGAAGTAAAAATTGGCCTGGTGGGTAAATACGTTGAGTTGCCGGACGCTTATAAATCTATAGTAGAGGCATTTATACACTCAGGTGCGGCCAACGAATGCAAAGTAAACCTGAAGTGGTTCCAGTCTGAGAACATTACCAATGAAAACGTAGCGGCTACGCTGCAAGGCCTGGATGGCATACTGGTTGCGCCTGGTTTTGGTGAGCGTGGCTTTAAAGGCAAAATGGAAGCTATCCGCTTTGCACGCGAGTCAAAAATACCATTCTTCGGGATTTGCCTGGGCATGCAGTGTGCTGCTGTAGAATTTGCACGCAACGTGCTTGGCCTGCAGGGCGCCAACTCCACTGAAATGGATAACGATACGCCACATCCGATCATCGACCTGATGGAAAGTCAGAAAGAAATTACCCAGAAAGGCGGGACAATGCGACTTGGCGCTTATGCCTGTGAACTTAAAAAAGGCTCAAAAGCGTATGCTATTTACGGGAAATCTAAAATCTCCGAGCGCCATCGTCATCGTTACGAATTTAATAATCAGTATCTTCAGGCTTTTGAAGAAGCCGGCATGATGGCAACAGGCATTAACCCGGAAACAGGACTTGTAGAAGTTATTGAGTTACAGAACCATCCGTGGTTCGTGGCAGCACAATATCATCCGGAACTGAAAAGCACTGTGCTTAACCCGCACCCGTTATTTACTAAATTTGTGAAAGCGGCCATGAACTATACACAATCTAAGTAA
- the yidC gene encoding membrane protein insertase YidC → MDRNQAIGFGLIALLLLAYSFFFAGTDEKAATRQATEQVAKVEQLQNTPAVENDSLAQAQKAASMGSFATAATGTASTSTLENSNIRITFNTKGGQVEEVLLKNYKTYQGEPLILFDKESNKTDVAFTTNDGKTIKLSDLYFTPSEIKKGTDKDVSTQVIVFRANVGNGQYIDQIYTLYDETFQLGYKLGFEGLEGQINGKNLTYTWTDHIKQLERDMKHNRSKTTINFATVEDGYDHLSISEDKEEMAVEEPVKWIANKQNFFTAGIIAENSFTGAKLASETNPADSTIVKTLASQALIPAQDALNGKAEFMYYFGPNEYKILKNIGNDFQKNLDLGWGIFSWVNKWLIIPAFDFLENYIGNYGIIIILLVLYIKTLLFPLTYKSFYSMAKMKVLKPEIDAIKERNDGDMQKTQMETMKLYNEMGVNPLSGCIPMLLQMPILFAMFNFFPNSIELRQEPFLWAADLSTYDVFAKLPFTIPFYGDHVSMFTLLMTASTILYTWSNNQMNAQMQGAMKFYSYLMPVIFMFVLNSFPAGLSFYYFVSNMVTFGQQAIIRKFVDEGKVRAKLEDNKEKRKEKKKTGGPSFTERMQEAMRAASEKEQQKKNKGAKK, encoded by the coding sequence ATGGATAGAAATCAAGCTATTGGCTTCGGACTGATTGCCCTCCTGCTACTGGCATATTCGTTCTTTTTTGCCGGAACGGATGAAAAAGCAGCAACCCGACAGGCAACAGAACAAGTAGCCAAAGTAGAGCAATTGCAAAATACACCTGCAGTTGAGAACGACTCGCTGGCGCAGGCGCAGAAGGCTGCATCCATGGGTTCGTTTGCAACAGCAGCAACCGGCACAGCCAGCACAAGCACCCTCGAGAATAGCAACATCCGGATTACTTTTAATACAAAAGGCGGCCAGGTAGAAGAGGTTTTACTCAAAAACTATAAAACCTACCAGGGTGAGCCGTTAATTCTTTTTGATAAGGAAAGTAACAAGACAGACGTTGCCTTCACAACGAATGACGGAAAGACCATAAAGCTGTCTGATCTGTACTTTACGCCTTCTGAAATTAAAAAAGGAACGGATAAAGATGTAAGTACCCAGGTAATTGTATTTCGCGCAAATGTTGGCAACGGGCAGTACATCGACCAGATCTACACGTTGTATGACGAGACGTTCCAGTTGGGTTACAAGCTTGGTTTTGAAGGTCTGGAGGGCCAGATTAACGGCAAAAACCTTACCTATACCTGGACGGACCACATAAAGCAGCTGGAGCGCGACATGAAGCACAACCGCTCCAAAACAACTATAAACTTCGCTACTGTTGAGGATGGCTACGATCACCTGTCCATCTCAGAAGATAAAGAAGAAATGGCTGTGGAAGAGCCTGTTAAATGGATAGCCAATAAGCAGAACTTCTTTACGGCTGGTATTATTGCCGAAAACAGCTTTACCGGTGCCAAACTGGCATCTGAAACAAATCCTGCCGACTCTACTATAGTTAAAACGCTGGCGTCGCAGGCGCTTATTCCTGCTCAGGATGCGTTAAATGGCAAGGCTGAATTCATGTATTATTTCGGCCCGAACGAATACAAGATACTAAAGAACATCGGCAACGATTTCCAGAAAAACCTTGACCTGGGCTGGGGAATCTTCTCATGGGTTAATAAATGGCTGATCATCCCGGCATTCGATTTCCTGGAGAACTATATCGGCAACTATGGTATCATCATTATCCTGCTGGTACTGTATATTAAAACGCTGCTTTTCCCGCTTACTTACAAGTCGTTTTATTCTATGGCAAAAATGAAGGTGTTAAAGCCTGAGATTGATGCCATTAAAGAGCGTAACGACGGCGATATGCAGAAAACGCAGATGGAAACCATGAAGCTCTACAACGAGATGGGCGTGAACCCGCTGAGCGGCTGTATTCCGATGCTGTTGCAGATGCCGATCCTGTTTGCGATGTTCAACTTCTTCCCGAACTCGATTGAGCTGCGCCAGGAGCCGTTCCTGTGGGCTGCCGACCTTTCGACGTACGATGTATTTGCAAAACTGCCGTTCACGATTCCGTTCTATGGCGACCACGTAAGTATGTTTACCTTGCTGATGACGGCTTCTACTATACTTTATACCTGGTCTAACAACCAGATGAACGCCCAGATGCAGGGTGCCATGAAGTTCTATAGTTACCTGATGCCGGTTATTTTCATGTTCGTTCTTAACTCGTTCCCGGCAGGTCTTTCTTTCTACTACTTTGTTTCTAACATGGTAACATTCGGCCAGCAGGCAATTATCCGCAAGTTTGTAGATGAAGGCAAAGTGCGCGCTAAACTGGAAGATAACAAAGAGAAGCGTAAGGAAAAGAAGAAAACCGGTGGGCCGTCGTTTACCGAGCGTATGCAGGAAGCGATGCGCGCAGCCTCAGAAAAAGAGCAGCAAAAGAAAAACAAAGGCGCTAAAAAATAA